One Phoenix dactylifera cultivar Barhee BC4 unplaced genomic scaffold, palm_55x_up_171113_PBpolish2nd_filt_p 000026F, whole genome shotgun sequence genomic window carries:
- the LOC103712322 gene encoding pentatricopeptide repeat-containing protein At2g30780-like, giving the protein MRAAAKASCVAKAMHLLLLRWLSFHKPPPLLFASSPSLSKTLTPSHSSSSGAACLRCFSSDGISDLRDRVLLLSEKNSSIHGDGEREKLRAAVSDLADELLAVPDHREIACVLDSRSAAALLRRSPNGFASIELLSRLKSRPLLALEVFNWRRNQVDAEIPMLPEEYAKAISLAGRAKNADLAADLFSEAGAVGLLETSLYNALMTAYMYNGLTKKAVSIFEDLKRDSRCKPTIVTYNILLSIYGRSMLVDHMEAVLRTIDESKLSRNLNTYNTVIAAYVTAWMWDQMESTFRAMEEGPIKPDVNTLLLMLRGYAHSCNLEKMERTYELVKEQVNDRQVPLIRAMVCAYCRISHPERVQKIEALMKFMPEDEYRPWLNVLLIRVYAQEGLVEAMERFISEAFHRNTMVTTTGVMRSIISSYFQCNAVDRLAGFVKQAEYAGWRICRSLYHCKMVMYGKQSRLKEMHEVLDEMENYRYFPTKKTFLIMYKAYSTIGRRLEAQTVIGMMWKHGFGYPEDVLLS; this is encoded by the exons ATGCGCGCGGCGGCGAAGGCCTCCTGTGTCGCGAAGGccatgcatctcctcctcctccggtgGCTCTCCTTCCACaagccccctcctcttctcttcgcttcctctccctccctctccaaaaccctaaccccttcccactcctcctcctccggcgcCGCCTGCCTCCGCTGTTTCTCCTCCGATGGCATCTCCGACCTCCGCGACCGGGTCCTCCTTCTGTCCGAGAAGAACTCCTCCATCCACGGCGATGGAGAGAGGGAAAAGCTCCGCGccgccgtctccgacctcgccGACGAACTCCTCGCCGTCCCTGACCACCGAGAAATCGCCTGTGTCCTCGACTCCCGCTCCGCCGCCGCCCTTCTCCGCCGCTCCCCCAACGGCTTCGCCTCCATCGAGCTCCTCTCCCGCCTCAAGTCCCGCCCTCTCCTCGCCCTCGAG GTCTTCAACTGGCGAAGGAATCAGGTGGATGCTGAGATCCCGATGCTTCCGGAGGAGTATGCCAAAGCAATTTCCCTCGCCGGCCGGGCCAAGAATGCGGACCTTGCTGCCGATCTCTTCTCCGAAGCTGGGGCTGTGGGCCTGCTCGAGACCTCCCTTTACAACGCCCTGATGACTGCGTATATGTACAATGGTCTCACCAAGAAGGCTGTCTCCATTTTTGAGGACCTAAAGCGGGACTCCCGCTGCAAGCCCACCATTGTCACCTATAACATCCTTCTTTCCATCTATGGTCGCTCGATGCTGGTGGACCACATGGAAGCTGTCCTTCGCACCATCGATGAGTCCAAGCTCTCTCGCAACCTCAACACTTACAACACAGTGATTGCTGCTTATGTGACTGCATGGATGTGGGATCAGATGGAGAGCACCTTTCGCGCGATGGAGGAAGGGCCTATCAAGCCTGATGTCAATACCCTACTCCTCATGCTCCGTGGATATGCGCACTCATGTAATTTGGAGAAGATGGAGAGAACTTATGAGCTCGTGAAGGAGCAGGTCAATGATCGGCAAGTGCCTTTAATTAGGGCAATGGTATGTGCCTACTGCAGGATATCTCATCCTGAGAGAGTTCAAAAGATTGAGGCATTAATGAAGTTTATGCCAGAGGATGAATATAGGCCTTGGCTCAATGTGCTTTTGATAAGGGTCTATGCCCAAGAGGGATTGGTGGAGGCTATGGAGCGGTTCATATCTGAGGCATTCCATCGAAACACAATGGTCACAACCACCGGTGTAATGCGTTCAATCATATCGAGCTACTTCCAGTGTAATGCAGTGGATCGGCTTGCTGGGTTTGTTAAGCAGGCTGAGTATGCAGGGTGGAGGATTTGTCGGTCATTGTATCATTGCAAGATGGTGATGTATGGGAAGCAGAGCAGGTTGAAGGAGATGCATGAGGTTCTGGATGAGATGGAGAATTATCGATATTTCCCGACAAAAAAAACATTCTTGATCATGTACAAGGCATATTCCACAATTGGGAGGAGGTTAGAAGCACAAACAGTAATTGGAATGATGTGGAAGCATGGTTTTGGCTACCCCGAGGATGTCTTACTTTCCTAA